From one Eucalyptus grandis isolate ANBG69807.140 chromosome 9, ASM1654582v1, whole genome shotgun sequence genomic stretch:
- the LOC104418993 gene encoding F-box protein SKIP23-like, whose amino-acid sequence MHLLNPLSSCEFDRLPEDFPRVLDLINLRVLELGPEYVLRCSNIRDNRGGAGVPFPDKVAFMCLGNGNDVAMLRIESGKLAMFKSEEKRWFLQDLPSPSTYDDVILFKGEFYAVDCAGRTVVVGLDLGVTLIVQSNFSGHKKKLVESVGELLMVYIYFSLNAGIAMEMTLRFNVYKLDREEKVWNGVKDLGDRVLFLGDECAFSASAADLGASKGNCIFHTGYVEEAGNSSLGICVYDMDSGLFGPTEDYAGYSELFWPPPDWIASRTSAPQVRNQLEAPAM is encoded by the exons ATGCATTTACTGAACCCTCTCTCCAGCTGCGAATTCGATCGGCTGCCTGAGGATTTTCCGAGAGTTTTGGACTTGATAAATCTGCGCGTGCTGGAGTTAGGGCCCGAGTATGTGTTGCGGTGCTCGAATATCCGTGACAATCGTGGTGGTGCAGGCGTACCTTTCCCGGATAAGGTTGCTTTTATGTGTTTAGGCAATGGAAATGATGTTGCGATGCTCCGGATTGAGTCAGGGAAATTGGCCATGTTCAAATCTGAGGAAAAACGGTGGTTCCTTCAGGACCTGCCGTCGCCGTCGACGTACGACGACGTGATATTGTTTAAGGGGGAGTTTTATGCTGTCGATTGCGCTGGGAGGACGGTCGTTGTCGGGTTGGATTTGGGTGTGACCTTGATTGTGCAGTCAAACTTTAGTGGTCACAAGAAGAAGTTGGTGGAATCCGTCGGTGAGCTGCTCATGGTCTACATTTATTTTAGCCTTAATGCGGGGATTGCAATGGAGATGACGCTCCGGTTCAATGTCTACAAGTTAGACAGAGAAGAGAAGGTGTGGAATGGGGTGAAAGACTTAGGGGATAGGGTGCTGTTTCTGGGAGATGAATGTGCATTCTCTGCTTCAGCTGCAGATTTAGGGGCTTCTAAAGGGAATTGCATATTCCACACGGGTTATGTTGAAGAGGCAGGAAATTCGAGCCTTGGGATCTGTGTCTATGACATGGATAGTGGCCTTTTTGGACCTACAGAAGATTATGCAGGTTATTCAGAGCTGTTCTGGCCTCCTCCAGATTGGATTGCTTCGAGGACCTCAGCA CCTCAGGTTCGAAATCAATTGGAAGCTCCGGCAATGTAA